In Molothrus aeneus isolate 106 chromosome 3, BPBGC_Maene_1.0, whole genome shotgun sequence, a single genomic region encodes these proteins:
- the ABCG8 gene encoding ATP-binding cassette sub-family G member 8 isoform X1 codes for MKETTENVSLDDASWRQVMCEGSATRDSIFHPEEDNSLYFTYSGKSNVLEVKELNYQVNTASQIPWYENLAQMKMPWTWKSDPRSHVTVIQNLNLKVRSGQMLAIIGTTAGGKTSLLDVITCRDHGGKIKSGQVLINKEPSTPQLVRKCIAHVRQDDRLLPHLTVRETLLFVAKLRLPKFFSDSQRKKRVEDVIAELRLRQCANTRVGNEYLRGVSGGERRRVSIGVQLLWNPGILILDEPTSGLDSFTAHNLVITLSRLARGNRLVLLSLHQPRSDIFQLFDLVLLMTSGLTAYCGTAKDMVQYFTELGYPCPRYSNPADFYVDLTSIDKQTAEKEMESQKRANTLANLFLEKVKHFDDFLWKATEGDNTDTTVIQQRNSEEVINMPHHLNDQLSGALKQFTILLSRQVSNDFRDLSRLLIHGFEALLMSLLIGFLYYGHEKNGLSIRDTTALLYMIGALIPFTIILDVIAKCHSERAMLYHDLEGGMYSVSPYFFAKILGELPEHCIFVVIYGIPIYWLANLVPDPEHFLLNFLLLWLAVYSARAMALWVAALLPTLQLSAFIGNVLFTSFYLSGGFVISLNSLWTVPFWVSKISFLRWNFEGMMQVQFTDTTYEMTDRNITYQIPGKLVTQALDLDSHPLYVSYLVLTGIICSFLLLYYLSLRFIKQKSTQDW; via the exons atGAAGGAAACTACTGAAAATGTCTCTCTGGACGATGCCAGCTGGAGGCAGGTGATGTGCGAGGGTTCGGCT ACGCGGGATAGTATTTTTCACCCTGAAGAAGATAACAGTCTTTATTTCACATACAGTGGAAAATCAAATGTTCTGGAGGTCAAAGAACTCAACTACCAG GTTAACACAGCATCCCAGATTCCCTGGTATGAGAACCTTGCTCAGATGAAAATGCCCTGGACCTGGAAATCAGATCCTCGTTCCCATGTGACAGTAATCCAAAATCTGAATCTAAAAGTGAGAAGTGGTCAGATGCTTGCAATTATAGGAACCACTG ctGGTGGAAAGACATCCTTGCTTGACGTGATAACCTGCCGGGATCATGGAGGCAAAATCAAGTCTGGTCAAGTCCTGATCAACAAGGAACCCAGCACTCCCCAGCTTGTTAGGAAATGCATAGCACACGTGAGGCAGGATGACCGACTGCTCCCCCACCTGACTGTCAGAGAAACACTATTGTTCGTTGCCAAACTGCGCCTTCCAAAGTTTTTTTCAGactcacaaaggaaaaaaagg GTGGAAGACGTGATCGCAGAGCTCCGCCTGCGGCAATGCGCCAACACCCGGGTGGGGAACGAGTACCTGCGGGGCGTCTCCGGGGGAGAGAGGCGCAGGGTGAGCATCGGcgtgcagctgctctggaaccCGG GAATACTCATACTTGACGAACCCACATCTGGACTGGACAGTTTTACTGCACATAACCTTGTGATAACATTATCCAGACTGGCCAGAGGAAACAGATTGGTTCTTCTTTCACTTCATCAGCCCCGGTCAGATATCTTCCAGCTGTTTGATTTGGTTCTTCTGATGACTTCTGGACTCACTGCCTACTGTGGAACAGCTAAAGACATGGTCCAGTATTTCACAGAACTAGGCTATCCCTGCCCAAGGTACAGCAATCCTGCAGATTTTTACG TTGACTTGACCAGTATTGATAAACAGACTGCAGAAAAGGAGATGGAAAGCCAAAAAAGAGCAAATACTCTTGCCAACTTGTTCTTAGAAAAGGTCAAACATTTTGATGATTTCTTATGGAAAGCTACTGAAGGAGACAACACTGACACCACAGTCATCCAGCAGAG GAATTCAGAAGAGGTTATCAATATGCCTCACCATTTAAATGATCAATTATCAGGAGCCTTGAAGCAGTTCACAATATTATTAAG TCGTCAGGTCTCCAATGACTTCAGAGATCTTTCAAGATTACTAATCCATGGATTTGAAGCCCTTCTTATGTCATTACTAATTGGATTTTTGTACTATGGCCATGAAAAAAACGGACTCTCAATTCGTGACACAACAGCACTGCTGTACATGATAGGTGCCCTTATCCCATTCACAATAATTTTGGATGTTATTGCCAAAT GTCATTCAGAAAGAGCAATGCTTTATCATGACTTGGAAGGTGGAATGTACTCTGTTAGCCCATACTTCTTTGCTAAG ATTCTGGGGGAGCTCCCAGAACACTGCATTTTTGTTGTAATTTATGGGATTCCCATCTACTGGCTGGCAAACCTTGTTCCTGATCCAGAACATTTCCTGCTGAACTTCCTGTTGCTGTGGTTGGCTGTTTACAGTGCCCGTGCCATGGCACtttgggtggcagctctgctgccgaCCTTACAGCTCTCTGCCTTCATTGGCAATGTCCTCTTCACATCATTCTACCTCAGTGGTGGTTTTGTGATAAGCCTGAACAGCCTCTGGACAG ttccTTTTTGGGtttcaaaaatctcttttctcaGATGGAATTTTGAAGGAATGATGCAAGTTCAGTTCACTGACACCACATATGAAATGACTGATCGAAACATTACTTATCAAATACCAGGAAAACTT GTCACTCAGGCTCTGGACCTGGACTCCCACCCTCTCTATGTGAGCTACCTTGTCCTCACTGGCATCATCTGCAGCTTCCTGCTTTTATACTATTTATCTCTGCGCTTCATCAAGCAGAAATCGACCCAAGACTGGTAA
- the ABCG8 gene encoding ATP-binding cassette sub-family G member 8 isoform X2, which translates to MKETTENVSLDDASWRQTKTRDSIFHPEEDNSLYFTYSGKSNVLEVKELNYQVNTASQIPWYENLAQMKMPWTWKSDPRSHVTVIQNLNLKVRSGQMLAIIGTTAGGKTSLLDVITCRDHGGKIKSGQVLINKEPSTPQLVRKCIAHVRQDDRLLPHLTVRETLLFVAKLRLPKFFSDSQRKKRVEDVIAELRLRQCANTRVGNEYLRGVSGGERRRVSIGVQLLWNPGILILDEPTSGLDSFTAHNLVITLSRLARGNRLVLLSLHQPRSDIFQLFDLVLLMTSGLTAYCGTAKDMVQYFTELGYPCPRYSNPADFYVDLTSIDKQTAEKEMESQKRANTLANLFLEKVKHFDDFLWKATEGDNTDTTVIQQRNSEEVINMPHHLNDQLSGALKQFTILLSRQVSNDFRDLSRLLIHGFEALLMSLLIGFLYYGHEKNGLSIRDTTALLYMIGALIPFTIILDVIAKCHSERAMLYHDLEGGMYSVSPYFFAKILGELPEHCIFVVIYGIPIYWLANLVPDPEHFLLNFLLLWLAVYSARAMALWVAALLPTLQLSAFIGNVLFTSFYLSGGFVISLNSLWTVPFWVSKISFLRWNFEGMMQVQFTDTTYEMTDRNITYQIPGKLVTQALDLDSHPLYVSYLVLTGIICSFLLLYYLSLRFIKQKSTQDW; encoded by the exons atGAAGGAAACTACTGAAAATGTCTCTCTGGACGATGCCAGCTGGAGGCAG ACCAAGACGCGGGATAGTATTTTTCACCCTGAAGAAGATAACAGTCTTTATTTCACATACAGTGGAAAATCAAATGTTCTGGAGGTCAAAGAACTCAACTACCAG GTTAACACAGCATCCCAGATTCCCTGGTATGAGAACCTTGCTCAGATGAAAATGCCCTGGACCTGGAAATCAGATCCTCGTTCCCATGTGACAGTAATCCAAAATCTGAATCTAAAAGTGAGAAGTGGTCAGATGCTTGCAATTATAGGAACCACTG ctGGTGGAAAGACATCCTTGCTTGACGTGATAACCTGCCGGGATCATGGAGGCAAAATCAAGTCTGGTCAAGTCCTGATCAACAAGGAACCCAGCACTCCCCAGCTTGTTAGGAAATGCATAGCACACGTGAGGCAGGATGACCGACTGCTCCCCCACCTGACTGTCAGAGAAACACTATTGTTCGTTGCCAAACTGCGCCTTCCAAAGTTTTTTTCAGactcacaaaggaaaaaaagg GTGGAAGACGTGATCGCAGAGCTCCGCCTGCGGCAATGCGCCAACACCCGGGTGGGGAACGAGTACCTGCGGGGCGTCTCCGGGGGAGAGAGGCGCAGGGTGAGCATCGGcgtgcagctgctctggaaccCGG GAATACTCATACTTGACGAACCCACATCTGGACTGGACAGTTTTACTGCACATAACCTTGTGATAACATTATCCAGACTGGCCAGAGGAAACAGATTGGTTCTTCTTTCACTTCATCAGCCCCGGTCAGATATCTTCCAGCTGTTTGATTTGGTTCTTCTGATGACTTCTGGACTCACTGCCTACTGTGGAACAGCTAAAGACATGGTCCAGTATTTCACAGAACTAGGCTATCCCTGCCCAAGGTACAGCAATCCTGCAGATTTTTACG TTGACTTGACCAGTATTGATAAACAGACTGCAGAAAAGGAGATGGAAAGCCAAAAAAGAGCAAATACTCTTGCCAACTTGTTCTTAGAAAAGGTCAAACATTTTGATGATTTCTTATGGAAAGCTACTGAAGGAGACAACACTGACACCACAGTCATCCAGCAGAG GAATTCAGAAGAGGTTATCAATATGCCTCACCATTTAAATGATCAATTATCAGGAGCCTTGAAGCAGTTCACAATATTATTAAG TCGTCAGGTCTCCAATGACTTCAGAGATCTTTCAAGATTACTAATCCATGGATTTGAAGCCCTTCTTATGTCATTACTAATTGGATTTTTGTACTATGGCCATGAAAAAAACGGACTCTCAATTCGTGACACAACAGCACTGCTGTACATGATAGGTGCCCTTATCCCATTCACAATAATTTTGGATGTTATTGCCAAAT GTCATTCAGAAAGAGCAATGCTTTATCATGACTTGGAAGGTGGAATGTACTCTGTTAGCCCATACTTCTTTGCTAAG ATTCTGGGGGAGCTCCCAGAACACTGCATTTTTGTTGTAATTTATGGGATTCCCATCTACTGGCTGGCAAACCTTGTTCCTGATCCAGAACATTTCCTGCTGAACTTCCTGTTGCTGTGGTTGGCTGTTTACAGTGCCCGTGCCATGGCACtttgggtggcagctctgctgccgaCCTTACAGCTCTCTGCCTTCATTGGCAATGTCCTCTTCACATCATTCTACCTCAGTGGTGGTTTTGTGATAAGCCTGAACAGCCTCTGGACAG ttccTTTTTGGGtttcaaaaatctcttttctcaGATGGAATTTTGAAGGAATGATGCAAGTTCAGTTCACTGACACCACATATGAAATGACTGATCGAAACATTACTTATCAAATACCAGGAAAACTT GTCACTCAGGCTCTGGACCTGGACTCCCACCCTCTCTATGTGAGCTACCTTGTCCTCACTGGCATCATCTGCAGCTTCCTGCTTTTATACTATTTATCTCTGCGCTTCATCAAGCAGAAATCGACCCAAGACTGGTAA
- the ABCG5 gene encoding ATP-binding cassette sub-family G member 5 has translation MSGRASPTLQKSGSIGHAGKVMAAGQLPNSISVQGVSYTIRERVGPWWNFSLYCKKWTRQILKDVSFHIESGQIMGILGNSGSGKTTLLDAISGRLGHKDNFFGEVYVNGRQLKREQFRDCFSYVPQNDTLLTFLTVQESLTYTALLTLKKCSNSSIKKKVDAVMTELSLSHIADKIIGSRNVVGISGGERRRVSVAAQLLQDPKVMLLDEPTTGLDCLTANQLVLLLSELAHRDRIVILTIHQPRSELFKLFDKIAIMSFGEMVFCGNPMEMISFFSDCGYSCPEQSNPFDFYVDLTSVDTRSKEHELETYSRVQEFVSAYRNSEIFSKVLAAIEKTKYMKELLPIPFKNKDSPSGFDQILILLRRTTRNLSRDKIGIIMRLLQNLLFGLFVAFFLLRLRNDLAQGAVQDRVGLVYQCVSAPPYTGMLNAVALFPPLRAISDQESKDGLYKKWQMLVAYIVHILPFSVISVAIFSTFIYWTIGLYPDASRFGIFFAVVLASHMIGELITLVILGMVQDPNIVQSGIVLLNSAGVIVGTGLVRTIEEMPTPLKLLSFITFQRYSSEILVVNEFYGLNFTCGKSNSSTANNAACVLSQGIRFIEENYPGALSRFTADFLILYAFIPVLVIIAVLCFKLRENY, from the exons ATGTCGGGCAGAGCGTCTCCCACCCTGCAGAAGAGCGGCAGCATCGGGCACGCAGGCAAAGTCATGGCTGCGGGGCAACTCCCCAACAGCATCAGCGTCCAGGGTGTCTCCTACACCATCAG AGAGCGTGTTGGCCCGTGGtggaatttttctttatattgtAAAAAATGGACCCGGCAAATACTTAAGGATGTCTCATTTCACATAGAAAGTGGCCAGATTATGGGGATTTTAGGAAATTCTG GATCTGGGAAAACAACACTTCTGGATGCAATATCAGGCAGACTGGGACATAAAGACAACTTCTTTGGTGAAGTGTATGTGAATGGACGTCAGCTGAAGAGGGAACAGTTCAGAGATTGCTTCTCTTACGTGCCACAG aatgacACTTTGTTAACCTTTCTCACTGTACAGGAGTCTTTGACCTACACAGCTTTACTAACTCTAAAGAAATGTTCCAACAGCTCCATCAAGAAGAAG gTAGATGCAGTTATGACTGAGCTGAGTCTCAGCCACATTGCTGACAAAATAATTGGAAGCCGGAATGTCGTAGGAATTTCTGGGGGAGAGAGGCGTCGGGTATCAGTTGCAGCCCAGCTTTTACAAGATCCCA AGGTCATGCTACTTGATGAACCAACGACAGGGCTGGACTGCCTGACTGCAAACCAGCTTGTCTTGCTTCTCTCAGAGCTTGCACACAGAGACAGGATTGTGATCCTTACAATCCATCAGCCTCGCTCAGAACTTTTCAAG TTATTTGATAAAATAGCCATCATGAGCTTTGGAGAAATGGTTTTCTGTGGGAACCCTATGGAAATGATCTCATTTTTTAGTGACTGTGGCTATTCTTGTCCTGAACAATCAAATCCTTTTGATTTCTATG TGGATCTGACATCTGTGGACACCCGAAGCAAGGAACATGAACTTGAAACCTACAGTAGGGTTCAGGAATTTGTATCAGCCTATAGAAACTCAGAGATCTTTAGCAAAGTACTGGCAGCCATTGAAAAAACAAAGTATATGAAGGAGCTGCTACCAATACCATTCAAAAACAAAGACTCACCCAGTGGCTTTGACCAAATACTGATTCTTTTACG GAGAACAACAAGAAATCTCTCCAGAGATAAGATAGGCATCATCATGCGTCTCCTGCAGAACCTGCTGTTTGGCTTGTTTGTAGCCTTTTTCCTTCTTAGGCTAAGGAATGACCTGGCCCAGGGAGCCGTGCAGGACCGTGTGGGGCTTGTCTACCAGTGCGTGAGTGCCCCCCCCTACACAGGGATGCTCAATGCTGTGGCCCTGT TCCCACCTCTACGTGCTATCAGTGACCAAGAAAGTAAAGATGGCCTGTATAAGAAATGGCAAATGCTTGTGGCCTATATAGTCCATATCCTGCCCTTCAGTGTCATCAGTGTGGCCATTTTCAGCACCTTCATTTACTG GACTATAGGATTGTATCCTGATGCTTCCAGATTCggaattttctttgctgttgtgCTAGCGTCTCACATGATTGGTGAACTAATAACACTTGTTATTCTTGGCATGGTTCAAGACCCAAATATAGTCCAAAGTGGCATTGTGCTTCTTAATTCAGCTGGTGTGATAGTGGGAACGGGACTAGTAAG GACCATTGAAGAAATGCCAACACCTTTGAAACTACTTAGTTTTATTACATTTCAAAGATACAGCAGTGAAATCCTTGTAGTCAATGAATTTTATGGCTTAAACTTCACATGTGGTAAGT CCAACAGTTCCACTGCAAATAATGCTGCGTGTGTTCTCTCTCAAGGCATCCGGTTCATTGAAGAAAACTATCCTGGGGCATTGTCCAGGTTCACAGCTGATTTCCTCATACTCTATGCTTTCATACCAGTACTTGTCATTATTGCAGTTCTGTGCTTCAAATTAAGAGAGAATTACTGA